The Hymenobacter sp. DG25A nucleotide sequence TTCTGTTCACGCATCTGGCCCAGGAGCCGGTCCGCCCCCATCGGGCTGATGATGTGCTAGAGCTATTGGCTCCCTCGCCCCACAACCATTTAAACTGGGAGCAGCAGCGGGCGCTGGTGCTGGAGGGTCTGGCTATTCTGCGACAGGTGTTCCTGCGCAAAGCGCCCCTTAGCTATTCTACTTAACCTGCTACCAATAATACAAGCAGTTAGCTCTTTCCCTGCCAGGTGCTCTAGGTGCTAATGGACAGCTCATACGGCGTCCGTCACACTACTTCTATTCAAATCCTAACCAGATCCACGTTATGCGAGTTTTTGCCTTCCTGCTGGTCCTGCTATTCCTAGGTTTTGCCGCCGTACAATACAACGACCCCGACCCTTACCTCTGGATTCCGATTTACCTTTTTCCGGCTGTTATATCGGCCGTGATTTTTACCGGCCGGCGAGTACCACCCCTGCTACTGGCATTGGGGGCCATTGTCTTTTTGGTGTTTTCCTATTTTCAGTGGCCCGCACACTGGGAAGGAGTAGCGCTGAAAAATGGCATGAAAGACATCAATATTGAAGAAGGCCGCGAGGCGCTGGGATTGATAATTTGCGCAGCCGCTTTGTTGCTCTATTGGGTATACCTGACTAGGTTTAAAGTAAAAGCCCCTGAACACGTTGCCCATTAAGTATTGGCTCTTATTCCAGGCAAAAAAACCTCAGCTTATTCGCTTATTTCAGGCCCGTAAATGCGCTAGAATTACGTCAAACACGGCCGGCGCATCTATTGAATCCTGGGGCAACAACTGATGGCTGCGGCTCATCAGCAGCGGGCCTTCCGCAGGGGTTTCGGGCTCTCGTCCGTGGGAGCCTTTTATGAGGCTGGCATCCAGCGGAATGATGTCCATCAGCATCCGGAAACCCAGCTTTTTTCGCAGCAGCTTCAGGCCTATTTTGGGTTTCAGAAACCGGATAGTGGGGTTGGTGAACATCTCCACGGGGTCGTAGCCGGGCTTGCGGTGAATATCGACGATGCGGGCAAAATCCGGGGCCCGGGCATCATCCAGCCAATAGTAATACGTAAACCAGGCGCCCTTTTCAGCTACCGCAATCAGCTCGCCGGCACGGGCATGGTTTAGGTGGTGGGCGGCTTTTTCTTCGGGACCCAGCACCCTGTCCACGCCGGGCACTTTCTCCAGCAGCTCCCGCACGGCCGTTATTTTGGAAGGATCCTGAACGTAAATATGCGCCAGTTGGTGGTCGGCCAGGGCAAACGCCTGGCAGGTGCCGGCATCCAGCAGCTCCAGGCCCCGCTCCTCCCGAATGGAGAGGTAGCCGTTTTCCCGCAACACGCGGTTCAGATGCACCGGGCGGGAAACCTCAGCAATGCCGTACTCGGACAGAAAAATAACCTGCGCACCGGCGCTTTCAAAATAGGTGGCCAGGAGCTGGCACACCCCATCAATTTCCTGTAAATCGGTAGCTACTCTTTTATCCCCGGGGCCGTAGCGCTGGGCGTTATAATCAAGGTGCGGCAGGTAAACCAGCGTGAGCGTGGGGTGGTAGCGCTTATCGGTTTCGATGGCGGCCTCGGCAATCCATCGGCTGGAGTTGATGGTGGTGCGCGGGCCCCAGTATTCAAACAGCGGAAACGGGCCCAGCTTGGCTTCCAGCTGGGGGCGCAGCTCCATGGGATAGGTGTAGCAGTCGGGCATTTTGCGGCCATCGGCCAGGTACTGCGGGCGCGGGGTTACCACGTAATCGGCGGTGCTGTACATGGCATACCACCAGCAGATATTGGCGCAGGTGAAAGTGGGGTCCTCGGCTTTGGCAACGTCCCAGATTTTCGGGGCCTCTACCAGCCGGTTAGATTGCCGCCAAAACCTGGGCTCACACTCGTCGCGGAAATACCAGCCGTTGCCTACAATGCCGTGGTCCGTGGGCCACTTACCCGTAAGGTAGGTTGATTGCACCGAGCAGGTTACCGCGGGCAGCACATGACCGACGGAAACCATTTTTGCTTCTTCTGACCACCGCTTTAGAAAGGGCGTATGCTCCCCTATCAAAGCCGGGGTCAGTCCTACCACATCAATCACAACTGTTTTACGCATAGCAACTTACTTTCCAGTGTCGGTAGAATAAAGGCCGGGTTACCTGACTAGGTCAGCGTAACTTTGATTGGGCCGGAGGATGGCTTGGCCGCATTTTCCGGCTCTACAGCCTTCGCGGGAAGATGCTGCTGCACCCATTCCAGCTCCCGCGCAATGGAGGAAACCAGGTCCTGCTTGATATCCGGGGGCAACACTTCCCAGGTATAGGTTTCTACTTCTAAATAGCTGGTAATCGGCTGCGCAGCCAGTGCCCACAGCACTTTCAGGATTTCCGACTGGGTAGATTGCACCCGGTTATAACAGGCCAGAAACACCGGCACATGAAAATGGGAGCGCCACTCCCGGGCCTGCTCCTGCATGATATGTGGCAGAGCCTCCGGTAAATCGGCGTAGTGCGTGATGCTCTCGTCCTGGTTGCGCACTAGCACCTGATGCAGGTAGGTGGATTCGGCGAAGGCTTCGAACTCTTGGGTCAATTCCTGGCGCTCTTCTATTTCCAGGGGCAAATCGGCCTTAAGGGCTGCGCTAATCTGCACTCGGCCTACCTTGATATTCCGGGCGGCTAACCGCTCAAAAACTGTGGCCGGCTCCTCGTACACGAGGGCAAAGTGGCACACATCGTAGCACAGCTGCACGTGCTCGTAAACGGCCTGGGTTGCGCTTTCGGGGCTCAAACCTAACTGTTGTTGGAGGTGCCGGGAAACCTGGGGCAGCAGATATTGCTCATAGTAAGAGATAAATTCCGTTGAGTCTTCGAGCAGCCCATCCGGCTCGGGCTCGATATCCAGGTGTATGAGCCGGCCGGTTTGCTGCCGCAGGATAACAAGCTCTTCTACCAAGGTGGCCAGGTGCCGGGTGCTGGCCTGCAGCACCGCCTCGGTTTGCTGCGCATGGCCTGCCAGCCAGGGTTTGTATGACAAAGGAGAAGTGGAAATGCCTCCGTCCAGCCCA carries:
- a CDS encoding transmembrane 220 family protein, with translation MRVFAFLLVLLFLGFAAVQYNDPDPYLWIPIYLFPAVISAVIFTGRRVPPLLLALGAIVFLVFSYFQWPAHWEGVALKNGMKDINIEEGREALGLIICAAALLLYWVYLTRFKVKAPEHVAH
- a CDS encoding alkaline phosphatase family protein; its protein translation is MRKTVVIDVVGLTPALIGEHTPFLKRWSEEAKMVSVGHVLPAVTCSVQSTYLTGKWPTDHGIVGNGWYFRDECEPRFWRQSNRLVEAPKIWDVAKAEDPTFTCANICWWYAMYSTADYVVTPRPQYLADGRKMPDCYTYPMELRPQLEAKLGPFPLFEYWGPRTTINSSRWIAEAAIETDKRYHPTLTLVYLPHLDYNAQRYGPGDKRVATDLQEIDGVCQLLATYFESAGAQVIFLSEYGIAEVSRPVHLNRVLRENGYLSIREERGLELLDAGTCQAFALADHQLAHIYVQDPSKITAVRELLEKVPGVDRVLGPEEKAAHHLNHARAGELIAVAEKGAWFTYYYWLDDARAPDFARIVDIHRKPGYDPVEMFTNPTIRFLKPKIGLKLLRKKLGFRMLMDIIPLDASLIKGSHGREPETPAEGPLLMSRSHQLLPQDSIDAPAVFDVILAHLRA
- the eboE gene encoding metabolite traffic protein EboE, translating into MNIPQGYHLTYCTNIHPGETWAEVFESLRTYVLPVKERVSPDATFALGLRLSDEASRELVQPDQLAEFKAWLTQHQLYVPIINGFPFGSFHGEAVKDEVHRPDWTTPARLEYTRRLARVLAGLLPDGLDGGISTSPLSYKPWLAGHAQQTEAVLQASTRHLATLVEELVILRQQTGRLIHLDIEPEPDGLLEDSTEFISYYEQYLLPQVSRHLQQQLGLSPESATQAVYEHVQLCYDVCHFALVYEEPATVFERLAARNIKVGRVQISAALKADLPLEIEERQELTQEFEAFAESTYLHQVLVRNQDESITHYADLPEALPHIMQEQAREWRSHFHVPVFLACYNRVQSTQSEILKVLWALAAQPITSYLEVETYTWEVLPPDIKQDLVSSIARELEWVQQHLPAKAVEPENAAKPSSGPIKVTLT